In Terriglobus sp. TAA 43, a single window of DNA contains:
- a CDS encoding alpha/beta fold hydrolase: MSAQQKVAIVFCHGIWADGSCFSKVIPALQKDGHEVIAAQYGLDSYEGDVAAIKRTLNRVGSPVLLVGHSYGGATITAAGVDERVAGLVYISAVAPDAGETVQNQLDKYPSDIFSRVAVADGRAWLLPNGTEFFCGDLSAEEQKLVWATHYAPVADLFQQQKLDANGVAWRTKPSWYVLAKQDHTVHPDLQRWVSKRMGATVTEVESSHVPMLSMPDVVIDVIRKAAKSLEGK, from the coding sequence ATGTCAGCACAACAGAAAGTCGCTATCGTTTTTTGTCACGGGATATGGGCCGATGGCTCGTGTTTCAGCAAGGTCATTCCCGCACTGCAGAAGGACGGCCATGAAGTGATTGCAGCGCAGTATGGCCTGGACTCGTATGAAGGGGACGTGGCTGCTATCAAGCGCACGCTGAATCGTGTGGGAAGTCCAGTTCTGCTTGTGGGGCATTCCTATGGCGGCGCTACGATTACGGCTGCCGGCGTGGATGAACGTGTGGCGGGATTGGTTTATATCTCGGCCGTTGCACCGGATGCAGGTGAGACGGTGCAGAACCAACTGGACAAATATCCTTCCGACATCTTTTCGCGTGTGGCGGTGGCGGATGGGCGCGCATGGTTGCTTCCGAACGGAACGGAGTTCTTTTGCGGAGACTTGTCCGCTGAAGAACAGAAGCTGGTTTGGGCAACGCACTATGCTCCTGTTGCTGATTTGTTCCAGCAACAGAAGCTTGATGCCAACGGCGTTGCGTGGAGAACGAAGCCGAGCTGGTATGTTCTGGCGAAGCAGGACCACACCGTTCATCCTGATCTGCAGCGGTGGGTGTCAAAACGTATGGGCGCAACAGTGACGGAGGTGGAGAGCAGCCATGTGCCGATGCTCTCTATGCCTGATGTTGTGATTGATGTGATTCGCAAGGCTGCGAAATCACTGGAAGGGAAGTAA
- a CDS encoding outer membrane beta-barrel protein, with protein sequence MKSGRTRTLHVGAFAFASVMMGGVYAQQPKTDAPVPQTQASPGANDSKSSLPDAQTVIHGNFVQRLGRFYWADWRGKLPAGPTPARRAFDAPLDSPPYPAGDWSYGGSPTIGVPDTTTYPLMTALKMENRRTKIYGWAKGTYNQSTSHDSNYPLTFASTPNAARLHQVVTFIERLPDTVQNTHFDWGYHITALYYGVDYRFTTTKGYLSDQLLNEGRTYGFDPLMEYADLYFPVKDGLNIRVGRFLSLPGLDSPLAPNNYTMTRSLVYTAAPVTETGAVATLKLNKQWLVQLGMSAGHDVSPWSSDHKPSLIACVNYSTATNHDNVYVCANGINDGKYAYNNVQQYDAVWAHKFNAKWHMATEAWVMYQRDVPNIANDVENAPPPESGSLGAVCAPGMLRCFTSEYAIVNYLNREISPSLTVGFRSDLLNDKKGQRTGTATKYTENTLYVNRYFGSTFLMQSDLRFDHSWDKLGYNNGKARNQLVWGVSLVYRY encoded by the coding sequence ATGAAGTCTGGCAGGACCCGGACGCTGCATGTCGGGGCTTTTGCCTTTGCCAGCGTCATGATGGGCGGAGTGTACGCTCAGCAACCGAAAACCGATGCGCCTGTGCCGCAAACGCAGGCGAGCCCTGGTGCCAACGATTCCAAGAGCAGTCTGCCGGATGCGCAGACGGTGATTCACGGAAATTTTGTGCAACGGCTAGGACGCTTTTATTGGGCGGACTGGCGTGGCAAACTTCCTGCTGGGCCGACTCCTGCGCGGCGCGCCTTCGATGCGCCGCTGGATAGTCCGCCATATCCTGCTGGCGACTGGAGCTATGGTGGATCGCCGACGATTGGCGTGCCGGATACGACGACGTATCCGCTGATGACGGCGTTGAAGATGGAGAACAGACGGACGAAGATTTATGGGTGGGCGAAGGGCACATATAACCAGAGCACCAGCCATGACAGCAACTATCCGCTGACGTTTGCTTCGACACCGAACGCCGCGCGCCTGCACCAGGTGGTGACGTTTATTGAACGGTTGCCGGATACGGTGCAGAACACGCACTTTGACTGGGGATACCACATTACCGCGCTGTACTACGGCGTGGACTATCGGTTTACGACAACCAAGGGATACCTGAGCGATCAGCTATTGAACGAAGGGCGCACGTATGGCTTTGATCCTTTGATGGAGTATGCGGATCTGTATTTTCCGGTGAAGGATGGTTTGAATATCCGTGTGGGGCGGTTTCTTTCACTGCCTGGACTCGATTCACCGCTGGCTCCGAATAACTACACGATGACGCGTTCGCTTGTGTACACGGCGGCTCCTGTAACGGAGACGGGAGCAGTGGCCACGTTGAAGTTGAATAAGCAGTGGCTGGTGCAGCTTGGTATGTCGGCGGGGCATGATGTGTCGCCGTGGTCGAGTGACCATAAGCCTTCACTGATTGCATGTGTGAACTATTCGACGGCGACGAATCATGACAACGTCTACGTCTGCGCGAATGGCATTAACGATGGCAAGTATGCCTATAACAATGTGCAACAGTATGACGCGGTCTGGGCGCACAAGTTCAATGCGAAATGGCACATGGCAACGGAAGCGTGGGTGATGTATCAGCGCGATGTGCCGAACATTGCGAACGATGTTGAAAATGCGCCGCCCCCGGAGAGTGGTTCATTAGGCGCCGTGTGCGCGCCGGGTATGTTGCGGTGTTTTACATCTGAATATGCAATCGTTAACTATCTTAACCGTGAGATCAGCCCGTCGTTAACGGTTGGATTCCGTTCGGATCTGTTGAATGACAAGAAGGGGCAACGCACTGGCACTGCTACGAAGTACACAGAGAACACGCTGTACGTGAACCGGTATTTTGGCAGCACGTTCCTGATGCAGTCGGACCTGCGGTTTGATCACTCGTGGGATAAGCTCGGCTATAACAATGGCAAGGCGCGGAACCAGTTGGTGTGGGGTGTCAGCCTTGTGTATCGCTATTGA
- the thiE gene encoding thiamine phosphate synthase encodes MTQLPRLYAILDAESCARRGLSLLETARAWRDAGVTLLQYRDKVASDLGVLRNAALLREVFGGLEATLILNDRVHLFADSGFDGVHVGQGDASVAAVRAVIGPDAVLGVSTHNPAQVSAADLLSVSYVAVGPVFATSTKLDTEPVVGLDGVALARSLTRKPLVAIGGITQANAAAVLEAGADSVAVISGLLDGDVRGFVAAHR; translated from the coding sequence ATGACGCAGTTGCCGCGGCTGTACGCGATTCTGGATGCGGAGAGTTGTGCGCGGCGTGGGCTGTCTTTGCTGGAGACTGCGAGGGCCTGGCGCGATGCGGGTGTGACCCTGTTGCAGTATCGCGATAAGGTGGCGTCGGATCTGGGTGTTTTGCGGAATGCTGCGTTGTTGCGCGAAGTGTTTGGTGGCTTAGAGGCCACGCTGATCTTGAATGATCGCGTGCACTTGTTTGCTGATTCAGGATTTGATGGTGTGCATGTGGGGCAGGGAGATGCTTCGGTTGCCGCTGTTCGCGCGGTGATTGGGCCGGATGCGGTGTTGGGTGTTTCCACGCATAATCCTGCGCAGGTTTCTGCAGCGGATTTACTGTCGGTTTCTTATGTGGCGGTGGGGCCGGTGTTTGCTACGTCGACGAAGTTGGATACGGAGCCGGTGGTGGGGTTGGATGGAGTTGCGCTGGCTCGTTCGTTGACGCGGAAACCGCTGGTGGCGATTGGTGGGATTACGCAGGCGAATGCGGCGGCGGTTCTTGAGGCTGGTGCGGATTCTGTGGCGGTGATTTCCGGATTGTTGGATGGGGATGTTCGCGGCTTTGTTGCGGCTCATCGTTAG
- a CDS encoding DUF1254 domain-containing protein, whose product MMATVLCRMSGVVLAAGLLFATGCNQAKITEQNGISAADARTIAKEAYIYGFPMAANYQTMYKQAIDTTNHDYQGPFNTLHSSKSVATPEDKFVVTPNSDTPYSYLWMDLRAEPLVVTVPKIEPNRYYTGQMVDLYTYNFAYLGTRAYGNDGGTFLVAGPGWNGATPAGVKAVVRSETQFAYIIFRTQLFNAADLPKVNKVQAGYQAQTLSAFLKQPAPATAPPVSWPKIGDLPAGVDVFPYVNFLFQFCPPNPSESALLARFAKLNIGPGQTFDMSRFSPEIQQAIKDGVKDSDADLGTVMKKINTDQISSGEMFGTRDFLKDNYLYRYAGAKLGLYGNSKQDALYFGYFVDANHQPLDASKSNYELHFSKGDLPPTKAFWSLTMYDGKTQLLVANPLKRYLLNSTMLKSYKFGPDGSLTLYVSRENPGPVRQANWLPAPDGPFYGVFRVYLPGDTVMNGTWRKPQMRPVPAK is encoded by the coding sequence ATGATGGCAACTGTGCTTTGCAGGATGTCAGGAGTTGTTCTGGCAGCAGGTTTGCTTTTTGCGACGGGATGCAATCAGGCGAAGATCACGGAACAGAACGGCATCTCCGCCGCTGATGCACGGACCATTGCAAAGGAAGCCTACATCTACGGCTTTCCGATGGCTGCGAACTACCAGACGATGTACAAGCAGGCGATCGACACTACCAACCATGACTATCAAGGGCCATTCAACACCCTTCATAGCTCGAAGTCAGTGGCCACGCCCGAAGATAAGTTCGTGGTGACGCCGAACTCTGATACGCCGTACTCGTATCTGTGGATGGATTTGCGCGCGGAGCCGCTGGTGGTGACGGTGCCGAAGATTGAGCCGAATCGTTACTACACCGGGCAAATGGTGGATCTGTACACATACAACTTTGCCTACCTTGGCACACGCGCTTACGGGAACGATGGCGGAACCTTTCTGGTTGCCGGTCCCGGATGGAACGGAGCAACGCCCGCCGGAGTGAAAGCGGTCGTTCGCTCAGAAACGCAGTTCGCCTACATCATCTTTCGTACCCAGCTGTTCAACGCAGCCGATTTGCCAAAGGTAAACAAGGTTCAGGCGGGATATCAGGCACAAACACTCAGCGCATTTTTGAAACAACCCGCACCTGCAACTGCGCCACCGGTAAGCTGGCCGAAGATTGGCGACCTGCCTGCGGGCGTGGATGTGTTTCCTTACGTCAACTTTCTCTTCCAGTTCTGTCCGCCGAATCCCAGTGAGAGTGCGTTGCTTGCGCGGTTTGCCAAGTTGAACATCGGTCCGGGGCAGACGTTCGATATGAGCAGGTTTTCACCGGAGATCCAGCAAGCGATTAAAGACGGAGTTAAGGACTCGGACGCTGATCTGGGCACAGTCATGAAGAAGATCAATACCGATCAGATCTCCAGCGGAGAGATGTTCGGAACTCGCGACTTCCTCAAGGACAACTATCTGTACCGCTATGCGGGCGCGAAACTGGGGCTTTACGGCAACTCAAAACAAGACGCGCTCTACTTCGGCTACTTCGTCGACGCGAACCACCAGCCGCTTGATGCATCAAAGTCGAACTACGAGCTTCACTTTTCGAAGGGTGATCTGCCGCCCACCAAAGCGTTCTGGTCTCTCACCATGTACGACGGCAAGACGCAGTTGCTAGTGGCAAATCCTCTGAAGCGCTATCTGCTCAACTCGACCATGTTGAAGTCGTATAAGTTCGGCCCTGATGGATCGTTGACACTCTATGTCTCGCGCGAGAACCCCGGCCCGGTAAGACAGGCGAACTGGCTTCCCGCACCCGACGGGCCGTTCTATGGCGTTTTCCGTGTCTATCTTCCCGGCGATACGGTTATGAATGGGACCTGGAGGAAACCACAGATGCGGCCGGTGCCTGCAAAATGA
- a CDS encoding recombinase family protein translates to MPYFERVKDRFSGPFSPTLIADRQKAGWQLVSIEWRRELPESETPHEPEHAEEIPYGLRLSDDCMRLEIDPYENAVLKQMMDLLSQDFSYSQIVSDLNEKGLRTRTNAPWDRVSLHKMMPRLIEVGPRLFAEDKRKRSLSQ, encoded by the coding sequence ATGCCTTACTTTGAACGAGTCAAGGACAGGTTCTCCGGCCCCTTCAGCCCAACTCTCATCGCCGACCGCCAGAAGGCCGGATGGCAGTTGGTCTCGATCGAGTGGCGTCGAGAACTTCCGGAATCCGAAACACCTCACGAACCGGAACACGCAGAAGAGATTCCTTACGGTCTCCGACTCTCCGACGATTGCATGCGCCTCGAGATCGACCCCTACGAGAATGCAGTCTTGAAGCAGATGATGGATCTGCTGAGCCAGGATTTTTCCTATTCCCAAATCGTCAGCGACCTCAATGAAAAAGGACTGCGAACGCGAACCAACGCTCCGTGGGATCGCGTCAGCCTACACAAAATGATGCCAAGACTAATAGAGGTCGGCCCCAGGCTCTTCGCGGAAGACAAGCGAAAGCGCTCGCTCTCTCAATGA
- a CDS encoding LysR family transcriptional regulator, with product MELRHLRYFIAVAEEGSLLQAAERRLHTAQPSLSRQIRDLEMELGVKLLERKARGIELTAAGRVFLDHARLALMQIDVACEAARNTERPHKPGFSLGFLPGQEVIWLTEALRVLRDDASGADLTITTKSSPELANALMQGEIDVALLRRETKTVGLDFKLLTREPLVAILPARHRLARHKTIRPEDVCREDFISTARAAPVLKTVIEEYAARVGIKLKQIYDAETLSGGMSLVASTGGFTLLPSYVQNALIPSVVARPLHGEVPTIDLVMGYNKSNTSPLLKKFLQWADEHASRESSVVARPLGVTESTAEAPRRRRGR from the coding sequence ATGGAACTTCGCCATCTGCGTTACTTCATTGCCGTAGCTGAAGAAGGCAGTCTCTTACAGGCCGCCGAGCGTCGACTCCATACCGCGCAACCATCACTCAGTCGACAGATCCGCGATCTCGAAATGGAACTCGGCGTAAAGCTCCTCGAACGCAAAGCGCGTGGCATTGAACTCACCGCCGCAGGTCGAGTCTTTCTCGACCATGCAAGACTCGCACTCATGCAGATCGACGTCGCCTGCGAAGCTGCGCGAAACACAGAACGCCCCCACAAACCAGGCTTCAGTCTGGGCTTCCTTCCAGGTCAGGAAGTCATATGGCTAACCGAAGCTCTACGCGTCTTACGTGACGACGCATCCGGCGCCGACCTCACCATCACAACAAAATCATCACCAGAACTCGCGAACGCATTAATGCAGGGCGAGATCGATGTAGCCCTGCTACGCCGCGAAACCAAAACAGTAGGCCTCGATTTCAAACTACTAACCCGCGAACCTCTTGTAGCGATCCTGCCTGCTCGTCATCGTCTTGCTAGGCATAAAACCATACGCCCGGAAGACGTCTGTCGTGAAGACTTCATCAGCACAGCACGAGCCGCCCCCGTGCTCAAAACTGTCATCGAGGAATACGCCGCAAGAGTCGGCATCAAACTCAAGCAAATCTACGACGCCGAAACTCTCTCAGGCGGCATGTCGCTCGTAGCATCCACCGGCGGCTTCACCCTGCTGCCGTCCTACGTGCAAAACGCCCTCATCCCCTCCGTAGTCGCCAGACCTCTGCACGGCGAAGTCCCAACCATCGACCTCGTCATGGGCTACAACAAGTCCAACACTTCCCCACTACTCAAAAAGTTCCTGCAGTGGGCCGATGAACATGCCTCTCGCGAATCCAGCGTCGTTGCACGTCCTCTCGGCGTTACTGAATCAACCGCCGAAGCCCCTCGGCGAAGACGGGGCCGATAG
- a CDS encoding acetamidase/formamidase family protein: MKVASLVFLSLISLPALAQQPNIAGKWTITLDTFGTPTTWPLTVEQQGDHITGNYAGDKLEGTLKDGKLTFHAKDPGGDGYEDVTATISGDTITGTMIWAQNMTVNHPTTHTFKAVRNVSSSASSAPPRTHEFTPTVFQRQYSSAYKPVLTINPGDTLHTWTVDAGGNDPSGTPRSLGGNPQTGPFYVNGAMPGDTLVVHIRKLRLNRDWAMSTNGIVPRANTPALAAKSQNKVDTVRWHLDLANNIATPEKPGPHMQHYSVPVRPMLGCVAVAPGDASGPGIRTGDSGGFGGNMDFNEVNEGATVLLPVRVPGALLFFGDGHAVQGDGETTGDALETSLDVTVQVEVLKGKRIPGVFVDTDTHIMAVGLDGSIDQAFADATETMSAYLEQEYKLTPQEFAMVLGTAAEYKISEAADRNAGVVLKMAKSKLATLTKPATP; the protein is encoded by the coding sequence ATGAAAGTCGCCAGCCTCGTTTTCCTGTCGCTTATCTCCCTCCCCGCTCTCGCCCAGCAGCCCAATATCGCCGGTAAGTGGACCATCACGCTAGACACATTCGGCACGCCCACCACCTGGCCCCTCACGGTGGAGCAGCAGGGCGACCACATCACCGGCAACTACGCAGGCGACAAACTCGAAGGCACCCTCAAGGACGGTAAGCTCACCTTCCACGCAAAGGATCCCGGCGGCGATGGCTACGAGGACGTAACCGCGACCATCTCGGGCGATACCATCACCGGCACCATGATCTGGGCACAGAACATGACTGTGAATCACCCCACCACGCACACGTTCAAGGCTGTCCGCAACGTCTCGTCAAGCGCATCCTCCGCGCCGCCCAGGACACATGAGTTCACGCCTACCGTCTTCCAACGCCAGTACTCCAGCGCGTACAAACCAGTACTCACCATCAACCCTGGCGACACGCTCCACACATGGACCGTCGACGCCGGAGGCAATGACCCCAGCGGCACACCGCGCTCGCTCGGCGGCAATCCGCAGACCGGCCCGTTCTACGTGAACGGCGCCATGCCCGGCGACACCCTCGTCGTCCACATTCGCAAACTCCGCCTCAACCGCGACTGGGCCATGAGCACCAACGGCATCGTTCCCCGCGCCAACACGCCAGCACTCGCAGCCAAATCGCAGAACAAGGTAGACACCGTCCGTTGGCATCTCGACCTCGCCAACAACATTGCTACCCCGGAAAAACCCGGCCCACACATGCAGCATTACAGCGTCCCCGTACGACCCATGCTCGGCTGCGTCGCCGTCGCTCCCGGTGATGCCTCAGGCCCCGGCATTCGCACCGGCGACAGCGGTGGCTTCGGCGGCAACATGGATTTCAATGAAGTCAACGAAGGCGCAACCGTACTCCTGCCCGTTCGCGTCCCCGGTGCTCTGCTCTTCTTCGGCGACGGCCACGCGGTTCAGGGCGACGGCGAAACCACAGGCGACGCCCTCGAAACCTCGCTCGACGTCACCGTCCAGGTAGAGGTGCTCAAAGGCAAACGCATCCCCGGAGTCTTCGTCGACACCGACACTCACATCATGGCCGTAGGCCTCGATGGCTCCATCGACCAGGCCTTCGCCGACGCCACAGAAACCATGTCCGCCTACCTCGAACAGGAATACAAACTCACACCGCAGGAATTCGCCATGGTCCTCGGCACCGCCGCCGAATACAAGATCAGCGAAGCCGCCGACCGCAACGCAGGCGTCGTGCTGAAAATGGCCAAAAGCAAACTAGCAACGCTCACCAAACCAGCAACACCGTAG
- a CDS encoding DUF1254 domain-containing protein has product MLIGHARGALWAGLSALILFTAAGCDSAKKPAESGVAPAEAQSIAKDAYVYGVPMVAQYKTMYAFSVDKSNPQYKGPFNSVLNIARVFTPADTAFVTPNSDTPYSFSGLDLRAEPMVITIPKMEKNRYFVFQLMDLYTFNFAYIGSRTTGNDGGTFLIAGPEWKGEVPKNITKTFNAETEFVSVVGRTQLFNPADLPNVKKIQAGYKIEPLHEFAHTAPPPPAPPINWPTPISPAEQTSLAFFNQMAFLLQFCMPPHPSEAELRQSFAKIGIVPGKPFDASAFSPEVQAAMKTGIADGQKAIDTNRAATGGKTDTLFGSREYLKNNFLARATGTQMGIGANSRDEALYPILDKDADGQPLDGSKGKYTLHFAKGQFPPVNAFWSLTMYDLPSQLLVKNPINRYLINSPMLPQLKLDPDGGLTLYIQADSPGGAKQANWLPAPKGPFMMAVRYYWPKPELLSGDWKSPIVERAK; this is encoded by the coding sequence ATGCTGATAGGGCATGCGCGTGGAGCATTGTGGGCTGGATTGTCCGCTTTGATCTTGTTTACTGCGGCGGGATGCGATAGCGCGAAGAAGCCGGCGGAGAGTGGCGTTGCTCCGGCAGAGGCGCAATCGATTGCGAAGGATGCCTATGTGTACGGCGTGCCCATGGTTGCGCAGTACAAGACGATGTATGCCTTCTCAGTGGATAAGAGCAATCCGCAGTACAAGGGACCATTCAACTCCGTGCTGAATATTGCGCGTGTTTTCACGCCTGCGGACACGGCGTTTGTCACGCCCAACTCTGACACGCCTTATTCCTTCAGCGGCCTTGATCTGCGGGCTGAGCCGATGGTGATCACCATCCCGAAGATGGAAAAGAATCGCTACTTCGTCTTCCAGTTGATGGATTTGTACACCTTCAACTTTGCATACATTGGCAGCCGCACTACTGGGAATGATGGAGGCACCTTTCTGATTGCCGGCCCGGAATGGAAGGGCGAGGTGCCGAAGAACATCACGAAGACGTTCAACGCTGAGACGGAGTTTGTGTCCGTGGTGGGCCGCACGCAGCTGTTCAATCCTGCCGATCTGCCGAATGTGAAGAAGATCCAGGCTGGCTACAAGATTGAGCCGCTGCACGAATTTGCTCACACGGCACCACCTCCTCCTGCACCGCCCATCAACTGGCCGACACCTATCTCGCCAGCGGAACAGACATCGCTCGCATTCTTCAATCAGATGGCATTCCTTTTGCAGTTCTGTATGCCACCGCACCCCAGTGAGGCAGAGTTGCGGCAGAGCTTTGCAAAGATTGGAATCGTGCCGGGCAAGCCTTTTGACGCGTCTGCGTTTTCGCCTGAGGTTCAAGCGGCTATGAAGACAGGTATTGCCGATGGGCAAAAGGCGATTGATACCAACCGCGCGGCTACTGGCGGCAAGACAGACACACTGTTCGGGTCGCGTGAGTATTTGAAGAACAACTTCCTTGCACGCGCGACTGGCACGCAGATGGGTATTGGCGCTAACTCGCGCGATGAAGCTCTGTATCCGATTCTGGATAAGGATGCGGATGGTCAGCCGCTTGATGGCAGCAAGGGCAAGTACACGTTGCACTTTGCCAAGGGACAGTTTCCGCCAGTAAATGCGTTCTGGTCGTTGACCATGTATGACCTTCCGAGTCAGCTACTGGTGAAGAATCCGATCAATCGCTACCTCATCAACTCGCCGATGCTGCCCCAGCTGAAACTCGATCCGGATGGCGGACTCACTCTGTATATCCAGGCTGATTCTCCGGGAGGCGCGAAACAGGCGAACTGGCTTCCTGCGCCGAAAGGCCCATTCATGATGGCGGTTCGCTATTACTGGCCCAAGCCGGAACTGCTTAGCGGCGACTGGAAATCTCCTATAGTTGAGCGGGCGAAGTAG
- a CDS encoding TIGR03435 family protein has protein sequence MTGKETAATLLLVACAIGNLQGQAPQPSQPKQETTATTAAPLAFETVSIKPAPPGSLPFIPAFMRDKTAPVFGLQTMAGPVWLTISYAYRLQISEAKAAFEKQPAWVKKRIYRETFRIEGQRTSDQVREMIRTMLADRFALEIHDFTKEGAVNKVVLSKPGVLGPNIRPHPDGASCSTQGDASVGKAPDSSTPPVTNCGFSWYYTSGGLLHVGITNTTLVDGVRALAGTGVPGLDTKPIVDGTELTGKYDLTLEFRPDSGSPRITPEADDNGGPTLIQAVAQQLGVRLESATGPVRIVVIDHISEPTPD, from the coding sequence ATGACAGGAAAAGAAACGGCAGCAACGCTGTTGCTTGTGGCATGCGCCATCGGCAACCTTCAAGGACAAGCGCCTCAGCCCTCACAGCCAAAACAAGAAACAACGGCTACAACCGCAGCTCCGCTGGCCTTTGAGACAGTGTCGATAAAGCCCGCGCCTCCAGGTTCGCTCCCATTCATACCAGCATTCATGCGCGACAAAACAGCACCAGTCTTCGGCCTGCAAACGATGGCAGGACCAGTTTGGCTGACAATTTCTTATGCCTATCGATTGCAGATAAGTGAGGCCAAAGCCGCATTCGAAAAGCAGCCTGCCTGGGTGAAAAAGCGGATCTATAGAGAGACCTTTCGAATCGAAGGCCAGCGCACCAGCGATCAGGTGCGTGAGATGATCCGCACCATGTTGGCAGATCGATTCGCCCTGGAGATTCATGACTTCACCAAAGAGGGCGCGGTGAACAAAGTTGTCCTGAGCAAGCCCGGTGTACTCGGACCCAACATCAGGCCACATCCAGACGGAGCCAGTTGTTCAACGCAAGGGGATGCTTCCGTTGGCAAAGCACCTGATTCTTCAACGCCACCAGTCACGAACTGCGGATTTAGTTGGTACTACACATCAGGAGGTTTGCTACACGTTGGTATAACGAACACAACCTTGGTTGACGGGGTGCGGGCTCTGGCAGGGACCGGAGTTCCCGGCCTCGACACCAAGCCAATCGTGGACGGTACAGAACTAACCGGAAAGTACGACCTAACGCTCGAGTTTCGCCCCGACAGCGGAAGTCCTCGCATCACTCCGGAAGCTGATGACAATGGCGGCCCAACGCTCATCCAGGCAGTCGCGCAACAACTCGGTGTGCGATTAGAAAGCGCAACAGGACCAGTCAGGATCGTAGTGATCGATCACATCTCTGAACCCACACCGGACTGA
- a CDS encoding aldo/keto reductase, whose translation MPALGFGTLIPDLNLTVSATRDALQAGFRHFDAAERYRNESQVGEALQDGMAALGLKREDIFVTTKLWNSNHRPERVRPAFEASLERLKLTHLDLYLIHTPYAFQPGDNQDPRDASGNVIYDTDITLVDTWKALESLVDQGRCNAIGLSDITLEKLAPLYDAARIKPAVVQVESHPYLPEDELLQFCKEKSIILLAFAPLGHGARPGPLEDPVITQIATRVGKTPAQVLLAWAIQRGTALLTTPKSADRAQENFNISPLPQEALDEINRIETRERLNNVVNTGVPGFIPRKPSA comes from the coding sequence ATGCCGGCTCTGGGCTTTGGGACTCTCATACCCGACTTAAACCTGACGGTAAGTGCCACCCGCGACGCACTGCAAGCCGGCTTTCGACACTTCGACGCCGCCGAGCGCTATCGCAATGAAAGCCAGGTTGGCGAAGCGCTACAAGACGGCATGGCTGCGCTCGGTCTCAAGCGAGAAGACATCTTCGTCACCACAAAACTCTGGAACAGCAATCATCGACCAGAACGCGTCCGCCCCGCATTTGAAGCCAGCCTTGAAAGGCTCAAGCTAACTCATCTCGATCTCTACCTCATCCACACGCCATACGCATTTCAGCCCGGCGATAACCAGGATCCGCGCGACGCATCCGGCAATGTCATCTACGACACCGACATCACCTTGGTCGATACATGGAAAGCCCTTGAGAGTCTTGTCGACCAAGGCAGATGCAACGCCATCGGCCTCTCAGACATCACGCTTGAAAAACTAGCGCCGCTCTACGACGCGGCAAGAATCAAACCCGCCGTCGTACAAGTGGAATCGCATCCATACCTGCCGGAAGACGAACTCCTCCAATTCTGCAAAGAGAAAAGCATCATCCTCCTCGCCTTCGCTCCCTTAGGCCACGGCGCAAGACCCGGCCCGCTTGAAGATCCAGTCATCACGCAGATCGCCACACGCGTAGGCAAAACACCTGCACAGGTATTGCTCGCATGGGCCATTCAACGCGGCACCGCGTTACTCACCACCCCAAAATCCGCAGACCGCGCACAAGAGAACTTCAACATCTCTCCTCTTCCACAAGAAGCCCTCGACGAAATCAATCGCATCGAGACAAGAGAACGCCTCAACAACGTAGTCAATACCGGCGTGCCGGGGTTCATTCCACGCAAACCCTCAGCATGA
- a CDS encoding VOC family protein, protein MSDIQVGQDSFEMPPKEGLSIAHFLTVSDIERSARYYEKVFGARILTLGDGNAPCYLQLANIWMILNVGGGPTPDKPTVTLSTPDPDHINSFMNFRVADMQASYQLWKSRGADFLTEPIDKYGEIRCYIRDPDGYLIEVGQSHAGVMYG, encoded by the coding sequence ATGAGCGACATACAAGTCGGACAAGACAGTTTTGAGATGCCTCCCAAAGAGGGCCTCAGCATCGCACATTTTCTTACCGTGAGTGACATTGAGCGATCCGCCCGCTACTACGAAAAAGTCTTCGGCGCTCGCATCCTTACGCTTGGCGATGGCAACGCACCCTGCTACCTTCAACTCGCAAATATCTGGATGATCCTGAACGTCGGCGGCGGCCCCACACCAGACAAACCAACAGTGACACTAAGCACTCCCGACCCCGACCACATCAACAGCTTCATGAACTTTCGCGTAGCCGACATGCAGGCGTCGTATCAGCTATGGAAAAGCCGCGGAGCCGATTTCCTTACAGAACCCATCGATAAATACGGCGAGATACGCTGCTACATCCGCGACCCAGACGGCTATCTCATTGAAGTAGGCCAAAGCCACGCAGGCGTCATGTATGGCTAG